The DNA window GTCTCAGATGACCCGGTGGCCAACCTTGAGATTACACTTGGCTATGTAAAAAAGGCTGTGGCCGCGGGTGCGGCCTTCGTGCTGACGCCCGAGGTTACCAACTGCATTTCCACCAGCCGGTCACATCAGCGCGATGTGCTGCAGCACGAGGATGACGATATTACGCTCAAAGCGCTGCGGACGGCGGCGAAAGAGCATGAAATCTGGCTGCTGATCGGCTCGCTGGCGCTGAAAACCGAAGATGAAGACGGGCGGTTTGCCAACCGGTCGTTCATGATCAGCCCGACGGGTGAGATCGTCGCGCGTTATGACAAGATCCATATGTTCGACGTGCAGGTCACCCCTGAAGAGACCTGGCGCGAATCCGAAGGGTATCGCCCGGGCGGACAGGCTGTGGTCGCGCAGACGGATTTCGGCAAAGTGGGGATGACCGTCTGCTA is part of the Roseobacter ponti genome and encodes:
- a CDS encoding carbon-nitrogen hydrolase family protein — its product is MKIALIQLNVSDDPVANLEITLGYVKKAVAAGAAFVLTPEVTNCISTSRSHQRDVLQHEDDDITLKALRTAAKEHEIWLLIGSLALKTEDEDGRFANRSFMISPTGEIVARYDKIHMFDVQVTPEETWRESEGYRPGGQAVVAQTDFGKVGMTVCYDVRFPLLHNALARHGAQILTVPAAFSPVTGAAHWHALLRARAIETGCYVLAPATTGEHASAAHKTRKTYGHSLVVSPWGEVQIDAGSDPGVYMTDLDMGLVEEARRKVPALTNARTFNGPG